GCACGCCGTCGGACGACATGGCGTGCGCCGCGCCGCCGGTCAAGTCGATGAAGAGAGGCTGCGGTTCTCTCAGGCCCGCGGCCAGCACGAGCACGGCGCCCACGGCGACGGCGTGAAGCGCTGCGGAGCTTGCCAGCGTGGCGAGCCGGCGCACATTCACCGGTTGCGCTCCTGCCAGCCGCGAATCCCCGCCGTCAACGCCTTGTACGCGGCCTGGGCTATGCTCCAGCCGAGCTCGGAGGCCGGCCCACCGAACCGGATGCTAGGGCCCCGTCCCGTGGCCGCGATGACGACGGCGTCGGTCGAGGTACCCGTGGCGAGCCGGCCCGCGGCGTCCCGCAGACCCGCCTCGTGGAGCGCCAAGGTCTTGACCTCGGTCGCCGTCATCACGGCGTTGACGAGGGCGGGCGGATCGGGATTGCCGTCCACCACGACGATGGTGTTGATGGTGCCCGGGGCCCAGACCTGGATGGGCTCGTGTCCGGCCGCCATGCGGTTGCTCAGGCCGACCGTGGACACGGCAAGGGTGGCGATTCTGGCCCCGCTCTCCTCTCCCGTCGTGGCGAGCTCGGTCCACGCTCCCGTCAAGAGCCCGACATAGGGCTCGGGCACGGAGGCCCCTCGGGCAAAGGCCTCCAGCATCGCGGCGGGGTCGACGCAGAGATCGTGCTTGGTGACGTGAAGGTTGATGATGGCCCGGGCGCTCTGGAGGCCGCCACCGTGCACGGCCGACGAGAGCGCGAGCAGCGGGCGCTGGCTCGTCACCACCACGGCCACGCGGTCCATCCGAACGTCCAGGCCGTCTATCATGGGCGCCGACTCAAAAGCTGACCCGGAGGCCGGCGAGGAAATTGGTCCCGAGCGCGGGAAAGCCGCGAACCTCCGCATAGCCTTCGTTCAGGAGGTTCTGGACCCGCAGGATGAGATCCAGGCCCTGCACCCAGTTGTACTTCTCCAGCACGCGATAGGTCCCCCCCACGTCCACGCGCGTATAGCCGCTATTGTAGACCTCGCCGAAGGTCTCCCACTGCTGCGTGACGATGTAGACCTGGGTGAACAGGGAGAGGCGCCGGATGGGCTCCCAGGCGACGCCGATGTTCCACCGGTGCTGCGGCTCGCGGGGCAGCCACCGCCCGGTCTGAAGGTTCTTGGTGTCCGTGAACGTGTAG
The nucleotide sequence above comes from Candidatus Methylomirabilota bacterium. Encoded proteins:
- a CDS encoding adenosylcobinamide amidohydrolase; translated protein: MIDGLDVRMDRVAVVVTSQRPLLALSSAVHGGGLQSARAIINLHVTKHDLCVDPAAMLEAFARGASVPEPYVGLLTGAWTELATTGEESGARIATLAVSTVGLSNRMAAGHEPIQVWAPGTINTIVVVDGNPDPPALVNAVMTATEVKTLALHEAGLRDAAGRLATGTSTDAVVIAATGRGPSIRFGGPASELGWSIAQAAYKALTAGIRGWQERNR